A section of the Metabacillus endolithicus genome encodes:
- a CDS encoding helicase-related protein, producing the protein MLETASELQRTGRQVSMIYGSMPPETRKKQMQRFINGETTVIVATDAIGMGLNLPIRRIVFLENDKFDGTRRRWLTSQEVKQIAGRAGRRGIYNIGKVAFVHNPKSMARLLDQEDQPLQGFAIAPTTGVLERFQKYSRKLGLFFYLWDQFKSPKGTKKASLAEEKLLYEMIEDTIIEAKLSMADLYGFLHLPFSTNEPTLRAQWKQKLEAIVDVEDLPDPLIKDSGLEELELSYKSIGLHLLFLYKLGRNTEAHYWERLREEISDKIHEQLKSGVQITKKVCKVCGKNLSHKFKFQICNECHFERQERKEKKKSR; encoded by the coding sequence GTGCTTGAGACAGCTTCTGAGCTGCAAAGAACAGGTCGTCAAGTTAGTATGATATATGGAAGCATGCCTCCAGAAACAAGAAAAAAACAAATGCAGAGATTTATTAACGGTGAGACGACCGTTATCGTAGCGACAGACGCAATTGGCATGGGACTAAATTTACCTATACGTCGAATTGTCTTTTTAGAAAATGATAAGTTTGACGGTACAAGAAGAAGGTGGCTCACCTCACAAGAAGTAAAACAGATTGCTGGCCGTGCCGGCAGAAGAGGAATTTATAATATTGGGAAGGTAGCATTTGTACACAACCCAAAATCAATGGCACGCCTGCTAGACCAAGAGGATCAACCACTTCAAGGATTCGCGATTGCTCCGACAACAGGTGTACTTGAACGGTTCCAAAAATATTCGAGAAAGCTTGGTTTGTTTTTTTATTTATGGGATCAATTTAAAAGTCCAAAGGGAACAAAAAAAGCTTCTCTTGCAGAAGAAAAGCTATTGTACGAAATGATTGAAGACACAATCATCGAAGCAAAACTATCTATGGCAGATTTATATGGCTTTTTACATTTACCATTCTCAACGAATGAACCAACCCTTAGAGCTCAATGGAAACAAAAGCTAGAAGCAATTGTTGATGTAGAGGACCTACCTGATCCTTTAATTAAAGATTCAGGTTTAGAAGAGCTTGAACTCTCTTATAAATCAATTGGTCTCCATTTATTATTTTTATATAAATTAGGTCGGAACACTGAAGCTCATTACTGGGAAAGACTACGTGAAGAAATTAGTGACAAAATTCATGAGCAGCTAAAGTCTGGTGTACAAATAACAAAGAAAGTATGTAAAGTGTGCGGGAAAAATTTGTCTCATAAATTTAAGTTTCAAATATGTAATGAATGCCATTTTGAACGACAAGAAAGGAAAGAAAAAAAGAAATCACGTTAA
- the liaG gene encoding LiaG family protein gives MMKKLFLLLFFIGGLFLIIHSNTTWFVFGGNGSSAEVSNKVDKIELDISGASTKIVPENTDQVRAELEGKGKVVVTENGDTIKVESKSQKWFNLFSMFNKTEITIYIPEDYQKELIIDSGSGNVSFNGQSKMKLNSLMINMSSGNVQISKVTANDLELDGSSGNVNLSSVSTKSGIFDMSSGNLTIKEHTGKVEADLSSGKINLEMNKLIDSIDVEINSGLATINLPSNADFTLNGSIGSGHISSDFDLKELQKNSDQMYGVYGSGKHQVNIDVSSGKVDIN, from the coding sequence ATGATGAAAAAATTATTTTTGCTTTTATTTTTTATTGGAGGTTTGTTCCTCATTATTCATTCAAACACAACATGGTTTGTTTTCGGAGGAAATGGCTCTTCAGCAGAGGTTTCAAATAAAGTTGATAAAATTGAATTAGATATTTCCGGAGCTAGCACGAAAATAGTTCCTGAAAATACGGATCAGGTAAGAGCTGAGTTAGAAGGAAAAGGAAAAGTAGTGGTAACAGAAAATGGAGATACAATTAAAGTCGAATCAAAATCTCAAAAATGGTTTAACCTATTTTCAATGTTTAACAAGACTGAAATTACCATATATATTCCGGAGGATTATCAAAAGGAACTTATCATTGATAGTGGCTCGGGTAATGTTTCTTTTAACGGTCAGTCAAAGATGAAATTGAATTCTTTAATGATTAATATGAGCTCGGGTAATGTCCAAATTAGTAAGGTAACAGCAAATGATTTAGAGCTTGACGGATCATCAGGAAATGTTAATCTTTCATCTGTCTCAACTAAATCTGGAATTTTTGATATGAGCTCAGGAAATCTGACGATTAAAGAACATACTGGGAAAGTTGAGGCTGATCTTTCCTCCGGGAAAATAAACTTAGAAATGAACAAATTGATTGATTCAATCGATGTTGAAATCAACTCTGGTTTAGCAACGATCAATCTTCCATCAAATGCTGACTTTACACTTAATGGAAGTATTGGAAGTGGTCACATTTCTTCTGACTTTGATTTAAAAGAATTACAAAAGAATTCAGATCAAATGTATGGTGTTTACGGTTCTGGTAAACACCAAGTCAACATAGATGTTTCAAGTGGAAAAGTAGACATCAACTAA
- a CDS encoding PaaX family transcriptional regulator C-terminal domain-containing protein: MQLGFGQLYNSVYIYPWNLTNKVLNMIDTLEIEEYVTILVSDEFLLNKVHNQGAKGPNEAARIWDLERIHNIYREKLDWIKSEYEPKLHPYLKENLQDPLKLFIFYLEIQEVLDMLLAEDPMLPPEFLPTSWLGTRALAHITKIQASLVHLIPSDSFYHQFLTSVDNNDI; encoded by the coding sequence ATCCAACTTGGCTTCGGCCAATTATATAATAGTGTTTATATTTATCCTTGGAATCTAACAAACAAGGTACTAAATATGATAGATACATTAGAGATTGAAGAATATGTAACCATTCTTGTTAGTGATGAATTTCTTTTAAACAAGGTCCATAATCAAGGAGCCAAAGGACCAAATGAAGCAGCAAGAATATGGGATCTTGAAAGAATTCATAACATCTACAGAGAAAAACTTGACTGGATTAAAAGTGAATATGAACCAAAGCTCCATCCTTATTTAAAAGAAAACCTGCAAGATCCTTTAAAACTATTTATTTTCTATCTAGAAATCCAAGAAGTTCTTGATATGCTTCTTGCAGAGGATCCCATGCTACCTCCTGAATTTTTACCAACTAGCTGGTTAGGAACAAGAGCTTTAGCGCACATCACAAAAATTCAAGCATCACTGGTTCATCTCATTCCAAGTGATTCTTTTTACCATCAGTTTCTTACATCTGTTGATAACAATGACATATAA
- a CDS encoding alpha/beta fold hydrolase: MTEETQYHDSYNKSLELWPVEYSTYYVNTAQGKTHIIESGNKTAPSLILLHGGSMSSTMWYPNVMEWSKNYRVICVDILGDKNKSIPQIEFIDRPSYALWLKDVLDTLQIKKADIVGLSYGALNVVNFLLFYPEIVNRVVLMSPAATYVPFDSKFYTHAFGMVKNPSGVQSFLNWIFDDRYKPHPFIAEQLVAAMNWVEPSKSTAPKENGFPYVFTDEELASIRNPILLMFGENEVMYNVDEAYKRAENSSPCMTVELVEEVGHLMSMENPSYINRRVLEFLSEQRRNF, from the coding sequence ATGACAGAAGAAACACAATATCATGATTCTTACAATAAAAGTCTAGAGCTATGGCCGGTTGAGTATTCCACCTATTATGTGAACACCGCTCAAGGAAAAACACATATTATTGAAAGTGGTAACAAGACTGCTCCATCTTTAATTTTGTTGCATGGAGGTAGCATGAGTTCAACGATGTGGTACCCAAATGTAATGGAATGGAGTAAAAATTATAGGGTTATATGTGTGGATATATTAGGAGATAAAAATAAAAGTATACCCCAAATAGAATTTATAGATCGCCCCAGCTATGCGCTCTGGCTTAAAGATGTTTTAGATACATTGCAGATTAAAAAGGCAGATATTGTTGGGTTATCTTATGGAGCGTTAAATGTAGTTAACTTTCTTTTGTTTTATCCAGAAATAGTGAACCGGGTTGTTTTAATGAGTCCGGCTGCAACATACGTGCCGTTTGATTCTAAGTTTTATACACATGCATTTGGTATGGTGAAAAATCCAAGTGGTGTTCAATCGTTTTTAAACTGGATTTTTGATGATCGTTATAAGCCACATCCTTTTATAGCTGAACAATTAGTGGCGGCTATGAATTGGGTTGAACCTTCTAAAAGTACAGCACCGAAAGAAAATGGTTTTCCTTATGTGTTTACAGATGAGGAATTAGCTTCAATTAGGAACCCGATTTTATTAATGTTTGGTGAAAATGAAGTAATGTATAACGTTGATGAGGCTTACAAGCGTGCTGAGAATTCATCTCCTTGTATGACAGTAGAGTTGGTAGAAGAGGTAGGTCACCTTATGTCTATGGAAAACCCAAGTTACATTAATAGGCGAGTGCTAGAATTTCTATCCGAGCAAAGAAGGAACTTTTGA
- a CDS encoding YndM family protein: MNHATILLIKFVSCLIAFGIGLDLFFDATIVDIVSFSLFVTIVSYAVGELVILPQLGKRAAAVADFLLTYLSVWVFGSFLFESYLQVAWGSIISAVIITGAEVFVHLFVAERQNTPSLSRSRGPALNSRLAFGTEMAEEENLKDVSNTLKRNEENKK; the protein is encoded by the coding sequence ATGAATCATGCAACAATACTATTAATTAAATTTGTATCATGTCTGATTGCCTTTGGAATTGGTCTAGATTTGTTTTTTGATGCCACAATCGTTGATATCGTTTCATTCAGTTTATTTGTCACAATTGTTTCATACGCCGTTGGGGAATTAGTGATTTTACCTCAGTTAGGTAAAAGAGCTGCTGCAGTTGCTGACTTTTTACTCACATACCTTAGTGTTTGGGTCTTTGGAAGCTTCCTGTTTGAAAGCTATCTACAAGTAGCATGGGGAAGTATCATCTCTGCAGTTATCATTACAGGTGCAGAAGTTTTTGTCCATCTATTTGTTGCAGAACGTCAAAACACTCCATCTCTTTCTAGAAGCAGAGGTCCTGCTTTGAATTCTAGACTAGCTTTTGGTACCGAAATGGCAGAAGAAGAAAATCTAAAAGATGTTTCTAATACGTTAAAAAGAAATGAAGAAAACAAGAAATAG
- a CDS encoding MDR family MFS transporter produces MKFRDLHSTIKLRLITDFFTDITQMSILPFMAIYFSSHVGAGMTGILLMINISISIVVGLYSGFLSDRMGRKKMMVIAQVIQVIALTVMASVNSPWLTSVWITYLMFVLSNMSSSLIGPAANAMIIDISSEKERPFIYGLGYWTGNISIALGAAIGGLLFEDYKFILFLLFLIVSGITLLLIIFFIDETLTKTKIDSEEVQQKVGIINHYMAVLKDRGFMLFVLATIFTMSLEFQLDKYVAVRLKNEFHTHFFSIEITGVKMFEIMMLINTITIVCTTLYLSKWLSKYNPKVILSIGLSIYACSFSVLAFSNSFSLLVLSALLFTLGELMYSPVRQTILAGIVHEQARASYMAVDNLSYNVAMLLGSLGLTLGAFIPSKAMAVVYFGLGIIGLLCYRYSIGIKERKSVEQNQRIINTF; encoded by the coding sequence ATGAAATTTCGTGACTTACATTCAACGATAAAACTTAGATTAATCACAGATTTTTTTACTGACATTACTCAAATGTCCATTCTCCCGTTTATGGCCATTTATTTTAGTAGTCATGTTGGAGCCGGTATGACAGGGATACTTCTAATGATAAACATTTCTATCTCCATTGTAGTGGGGTTATATTCAGGCTTCCTTTCGGATCGTATGGGGCGTAAAAAAATGATGGTCATTGCTCAAGTGATTCAGGTCATCGCACTAACCGTGATGGCATCTGTTAACTCTCCGTGGCTTACTTCCGTTTGGATTACTTATTTAATGTTTGTCTTAAGTAACATGAGCTCTAGTTTAATTGGCCCTGCCGCAAATGCGATGATTATTGATATTAGCTCTGAAAAAGAAAGACCCTTTATTTATGGTCTCGGATATTGGACTGGTAACATTTCGATTGCATTAGGCGCCGCAATTGGTGGTCTCCTTTTTGAAGATTATAAGTTCATCCTTTTTCTTTTGTTTCTTATTGTCAGTGGCATCACTCTGCTTCTTATCATCTTTTTTATAGATGAGACATTAACTAAAACTAAGATAGATTCTGAAGAAGTTCAACAAAAAGTAGGAATTATCAATCACTATATGGCTGTACTTAAAGATCGTGGTTTTATGTTATTTGTGCTAGCGACTATTTTTACAATGTCATTGGAATTTCAACTTGATAAATATGTTGCAGTAAGGTTAAAAAATGAATTTCACACTCACTTTTTCTCCATTGAAATAACAGGGGTTAAGATGTTTGAAATAATGATGCTTATCAATACTATTACGATTGTGTGCACCACTTTATATTTATCGAAATGGTTAAGTAAATATAATCCAAAAGTGATTTTAAGCATCGGTCTTTCTATTTACGCCTGTAGCTTTAGTGTTCTTGCGTTCAGTAATTCTTTTAGTTTACTTGTTTTATCAGCTCTTTTATTTACTCTTGGAGAGCTAATGTATTCACCTGTTCGTCAAACGATTTTAGCAGGAATTGTTCATGAACAAGCTAGAGCCTCATATATGGCAGTAGACAATCTTTCTTATAACGTGGCTATGTTATTGGGTAGCTTAGGTTTAACGCTAGGAGCATTTATTCCTTCTAAAGCTATGGCTGTTGTGTACTTTGGACTTGGTATTATAGGTTTACTTTGCTATCGATATTCAATTGGTATAAAGGAACGAAAATCAGTAGAGCAAAATCAAAGGATAATTAATACGTTTTAA
- a CDS encoding ABC transporter substrate-binding protein has translation MNLIEHYVNLRLAYQKYKEEEKIETTTGEISLHLSCTMRNTNILMKKMMELGYLKWMPQKGRGRKSTLLFHLSLLEAATNNVQRLLAEKNFEEAYSYILSIQFSQVIKEKLLHNMHSHFGLKSITHSTGRRDTLKIPQNMKIHTLDPTFVGIVHEAHLVQHIFDTLVRYDRGSKSYIPGIALAWEENNGTEWTFYLRKGVMFHHGRVLQAKDVQYTMERLRTNQKIPYHTLFECVEKVTMIDDITIQFTLNKPNYMFLDVMSSFFSSIIPHDIELDPLKPIGTGPYQVEKNEEHLLVLEAFPHHFQGRPFLDTIEVWHMPNLKEQPDKIEEEVYSVEHDTATYQELGSFFFVFNLNKNGCHHHNKNFRLAIQQIIDPFKLVNELGYPRKYPAYSFRLEQSKQIVNHLQNNLEEAKRLLSLSGYEGQILKVATFDFKEAREDMEWLKMHCQQIGLNIEVSVIQASEIYEKKVLGLYDIIYTGETFEINEELSLYMMYSSDNSVLRMALDSKTKQHIDIELNYLISLDDLNKRSDGFHNIEDWLREEAYIIQTYHTIEEQNYHKALNGIEVSGYGMPDLRSLWVKPDIESSSSYSIYIP, from the coding sequence ATGAATCTTATTGAACATTATGTTAATTTGCGATTAGCCTATCAAAAGTACAAGGAAGAAGAAAAGATTGAAACAACAACAGGGGAAATATCTCTTCATCTTTCCTGTACGATGCGAAATACAAATATTTTGATGAAGAAAATGATGGAATTAGGTTATCTAAAATGGATGCCCCAAAAAGGAAGAGGGAGAAAATCAACTTTACTTTTTCACCTATCATTACTGGAGGCAGCTACTAATAATGTACAAAGACTGCTTGCTGAAAAGAATTTTGAAGAAGCATACTCCTATATTTTGAGTATTCAATTTTCTCAAGTAATCAAAGAAAAACTCTTACATAATATGCACAGTCATTTTGGGTTAAAGTCTATCACTCACTCTACTGGTCGAAGAGATACATTAAAGATTCCTCAGAATATGAAAATTCATACGTTAGATCCTACTTTTGTTGGAATTGTTCATGAAGCCCACCTCGTACAGCATATTTTTGATACGCTTGTTCGCTATGATCGGGGAAGTAAATCCTATATTCCCGGCATTGCGCTGGCCTGGGAAGAGAATAATGGAACAGAATGGACCTTTTATTTACGCAAAGGTGTAATGTTTCACCACGGTCGAGTCCTTCAAGCGAAAGATGTTCAGTATACGATGGAGAGATTAAGGACAAATCAAAAAATTCCTTATCACACTCTGTTTGAATGTGTGGAAAAAGTAACAATGATAGATGATATAACTATACAGTTTACTTTGAATAAACCAAATTACATGTTTCTTGATGTTATGAGCAGCTTTTTCTCCTCCATTATTCCACATGATATTGAATTAGATCCTTTAAAGCCGATTGGAACAGGTCCATATCAAGTGGAAAAAAATGAAGAACATCTACTTGTGCTTGAGGCATTTCCTCATCACTTTCAAGGAAGACCTTTCTTAGATACAATTGAAGTTTGGCACATGCCAAATTTAAAGGAACAACCAGATAAGATAGAGGAAGAGGTTTATTCTGTGGAACATGATACAGCGACTTATCAAGAGCTTGGCAGCTTTTTTTTCGTGTTTAATTTGAATAAAAATGGGTGTCATCATCATAATAAAAATTTTCGTTTGGCTATTCAACAAATTATTGACCCATTCAAACTTGTAAATGAGCTTGGATATCCAAGAAAATATCCTGCATATAGCTTTAGGTTGGAACAAAGTAAACAAATTGTTAATCACCTACAGAATAATCTAGAAGAAGCAAAAAGACTGCTATCTTTAAGTGGTTATGAAGGACAAATACTTAAGGTGGCAACATTTGATTTTAAAGAAGCAAGAGAGGATATGGAATGGCTGAAAATGCATTGTCAGCAAATAGGTCTTAATATTGAGGTGTCCGTCATACAAGCCTCAGAAATCTATGAGAAAAAGGTACTTGGTCTCTACGATATCATTTATACTGGTGAAACGTTTGAGATAAATGAGGAACTTAGTCTTTATATGATGTATTCAAGTGATAATAGTGTGCTTCGAATGGCACTAGACTCTAAAACAAAACAACATATTGATATAGAGCTTAATTATTTAATATCCTTAGATGATTTAAATAAGCGTTCAGACGGGTTTCACAACATTGAAGATTGGTTAAGAGAAGAAGCGTATATCATTCAGACCTATCACACAATTGAAGAACAAAACTATCATAAGGCATTAAATGGTATCGAAGTTTCAGGATATGGCATGCCTGATTTACGTTCGCTATGGGTGAAGCCTGATATAGAGAGTTCATCAAGTTATTCAATTTATATTCCGTAG
- a CDS encoding VOC family protein, which translates to MIKSEGIHHVSLSVIDLNKAKHFYGTVLGFKEIERPKFDFPGAWYQIGLSNYI; encoded by the coding sequence TTGATAAAGTCCGAGGGTATTCATCATGTTAGTCTTTCTGTAATAGATTTAAACAAAGCAAAACATTTTTATGGGACAGTTTTAGGCTTTAAAGAAATAGAGCGACCGAAATTTGACTTTCCAGGTGCATGGTATCAAATTGGGCTCAGCAACTACATTTAA
- a CDS encoding VOC family protein produces the protein MVSNWAQQLHLIVDELSSTLRKVNQLNSREGHFAIRVNDYEETLAYLKDQGVQILEKPKSKSGFAQIFCMDPDYNLIEFNVDQETVK, from the coding sequence ATGGTATCAAATTGGGCTCAGCAACTACATTTAATTGTGGATGAACTTTCTTCGACACTACGAAAAGTAAATCAATTGAACTCTAGAGAAGGTCACTTTGCTATTAGAGTAAATGATTATGAGGAAACTCTAGCGTACTTGAAGGACCAAGGAGTTCAAATTTTGGAAAAACCAAAAAGTAAAAGCGGATTTGCGCAAATTTTTTGCATGGACCCTGATTATAACTTAATTGAATTTAATGTAGATCAAGAAACGGTGAAATAA
- a CDS encoding ABC transporter ATP-binding protein: MLRRFYSYYIPHKKLFIIDFSSAIIVALLELAFPLAVQWFIDSLLPSENWSAIVSVSIALLVLYIISTFLQYIVNYWGHMLGINIETDMRKQLFQHVQKQSFKFFDNTKTGNIMSRITNDLMDIGELAHHGPEDLFISIMTFVGAFWIMFTVNVKLALVALVIFPFLGWLMVISNLKMNKAWKKMYGEIADVNSRVEDSVSGVRVVQSFTNEKFENERFSVNNLKFRKAKLGGYKVMSFSLSGIYMMTRFVTLAVLVVGAWLSYTGQLTYGELVGFVLYVNVLFKPIDKISALMELYPKGMAGFKRFTELLDMDPDVQDVNDAVEVKSLRGDIAFNEVSFGYDQHKRVLNNINLSISAGETVAFVGPSGAGKTTICSLIPRFYDVESGEIKIDGIDIRNMTKHSLRSQIGIVQQDVFLFTGTLRENIAYGKLNATQAEIEEAAKRAHLESFIESLPFGYDTQIGERGLKLSGGQKQRIAIARMFLKNPPILILDEATSALDTETELIIQKALTELSKNRTTLVIAHRLATIRNADRIVVVTEDGIAEQGKHDELIEQGGIFANLHRVQFQR; encoded by the coding sequence ATGCTAAGGCGGTTTTATTCGTATTATATACCTCATAAGAAATTATTTATTATTGATTTTAGTAGTGCTATTATCGTGGCTCTTTTGGAGTTAGCATTTCCATTAGCTGTTCAGTGGTTTATCGATTCGTTGCTTCCTAGTGAAAACTGGTCGGCAATAGTTTCTGTTAGTATCGCCTTGCTTGTGTTATATATTATTAGCACGTTCTTACAATATATCGTGAATTATTGGGGACATATGCTTGGAATTAATATTGAAACAGATATGAGAAAACAATTGTTTCAACATGTGCAAAAGCAATCATTTAAGTTTTTTGACAATACCAAAACAGGAAATATTATGAGTCGAATTACAAATGACCTCATGGATATTGGTGAGCTTGCGCATCATGGACCGGAAGATTTATTTATTTCCATCATGACCTTTGTAGGGGCCTTTTGGATTATGTTCACCGTAAATGTAAAGCTCGCGTTGGTTGCGTTGGTTATTTTCCCGTTTTTAGGATGGCTTATGGTTATAAGTAATTTAAAGATGAATAAAGCCTGGAAGAAAATGTACGGTGAAATTGCTGATGTAAACTCACGAGTAGAAGATAGTGTTTCTGGTGTTCGAGTTGTGCAATCTTTCACAAATGAAAAATTCGAAAATGAACGTTTCTCTGTAAATAATTTAAAATTCCGTAAAGCTAAGCTTGGTGGGTATAAAGTAATGTCCTTTAGTTTATCAGGAATTTATATGATGACAAGATTTGTTACATTGGCTGTTCTCGTAGTAGGTGCATGGTTAAGTTACACAGGACAATTAACATATGGTGAGCTTGTTGGATTTGTGTTGTATGTGAATGTCCTGTTTAAACCAATCGACAAAATCAGTGCCTTAATGGAATTGTATCCAAAAGGAATGGCTGGATTTAAACGTTTTACAGAGTTGCTTGACATGGACCCTGATGTACAGGATGTAAATGACGCAGTTGAAGTAAAATCATTACGAGGGGATATAGCGTTCAATGAGGTTTCCTTTGGTTACGATCAACATAAACGCGTATTAAATAATATCAATCTATCCATTTCAGCTGGAGAAACCGTTGCATTTGTTGGTCCATCAGGAGCAGGGAAAACGACAATTTGTTCATTAATTCCACGATTTTATGATGTAGAATCTGGAGAAATAAAAATTGATGGCATTGATATACGGAATATGACAAAGCATTCTCTGCGTTCACAGATTGGAATTGTGCAACAAGATGTGTTTTTGTTTACAGGTACCTTAAGAGAAAATATCGCTTATGGAAAACTTAATGCTACTCAAGCGGAAATTGAAGAAGCAGCAAAGCGTGCTCATCTAGAAAGCTTCATCGAATCACTACCGTTTGGCTACGATACTCAAATTGGTGAAAGAGGCTTAAAGTTATCAGGTGGACAAAAACAAAGAATTGCCATTGCAAGAATGTTCTTGAAAAATCCACCTATCTTAATATTGGATGAAGCAACGTCAGCATTAGATACCGAAACAGAGCTTATCATTCAAAAAGCACTAACAGAGCTATCAAAAAACAGAACAACTCTTGTTATTGCTCACCGTCTTGCTACAATTCGAAACGCAGATCGTATTGTTGTTGTAACTGAGGACGGAATAGCGGAACAAGGGAAACATGATGAACTGATCGAACAAGGCGGGATTTTTGCTAATCTTCATCGTGTTCAATTTCAGAGATAA
- a CDS encoding acetate uptake transporter, translating into MNSHNTQQVKITTADPSALGLFGLAMVTLVASSQKLGLTDGVSFILPWAFFLGGLAQLFACVQDAKHNNIFGTTAFGAFGLFWFSVGMSWLIQLGAFGEELAANADPKQLGVAFIGYLIFSVYMTIGAMETHKVLFFIFVFIDFLFIGLSLSTLGVMPEATHMLAAVSELIIALLSFYGSAAVVLNTHFGQVVLPIGKPFGLFKK; encoded by the coding sequence ATGAATAGTCATAATACACAACAAGTTAAAATTACAACAGCAGATCCCTCGGCGTTAGGTTTATTTGGACTAGCAATGGTAACGCTCGTTGCTTCTTCACAAAAGTTAGGGTTAACAGATGGAGTTTCATTTATTTTACCATGGGCATTTTTCTTAGGTGGACTAGCTCAATTATTCGCATGTGTTCAAGATGCTAAACATAACAACATCTTTGGAACAACTGCATTTGGAGCTTTTGGTCTATTCTGGTTCAGTGTTGGAATGTCTTGGTTGATTCAATTAGGAGCATTTGGTGAAGAACTAGCAGCAAATGCTGATCCAAAGCAGTTAGGTGTCGCATTCATTGGCTACCTGATTTTTAGCGTTTATATGACAATAGGTGCAATGGAAACTCATAAGGTATTATTTTTCATTTTTGTTTTCATCGATTTCTTGTTCATCGGCTTATCTTTAAGCACGCTTGGTGTGATGCCTGAGGCAACACATATGCTTGCCGCAGTTTCAGAATTAATCATCGCCTTGCTATCTTTTTACGGATCTGCAGCTGTTGTTTTAAATACACATTTTGGCCAAGTTGTCTTACCAATTGGGAAGCCGTTTGGTTTATTTAAAAAGTAA